ATCGCGTGCAGCTCGGCCAGGGTGTCGGCCATCAGGTGCGCCCAGCGCTGTCCGCGCCAGGGATGCACCGCGTCATCGACGTAGACCGCCACCGCCGCGGCCGGTTCAGGCCTGCGGCTTGCCGTCGGTGTCGGCGGCGTCGGCCGGAGCGGCCTCGGCGTCGGCAGCGGCTTCAACCACGTCGCCTTCAGCGGCGTCTTCGCCTTCTTCGGCCTGCTCGGTTTCGAACTCGGCCACCAGCTTGTCCAGGTACTCGTCAGCGGTCTGGCCGGCTTCGGCAGCCAGCGTGTCCAGCAGCTTCTGCATCAGCTCGGAATATTCCAGGTTGACCGTGCGGCCTTCCTTTTCCTGCACGTTGGACAGGTGCTTGAGCATGGCCAGCATCGGCACCGGGTTGTCGGCGTTGCCCATGGTCTGGCCGCCGATGGCCAGCAGCCACTCGCGGCCCTGCAGGCCGATGGCAGCCACGGCCTGGCCGTCTTCGTTGGTCAGCACCGCGTGGTTCTGCACCTGCTGCTGGGCATTCAGGCGCAGGAACGGACGCTTGGCCTGCTGCTTCTTGCGCTTGTCGCGCTTGGCCTTGGAGTTCTGGGACATGGGGTGGGGTCACCTGGAAAGGGAAAGACCGCCATTGTACTGGGTGCCGCGCTGCGCGCTCGCCGGGCATGGCCCGGCGCTACCGGATCGCAGCGCGCCAGGGTAGCGCCCGGCCATGCCCGGCGGAGGCCGGTCAGGGGTCAGAGCCCTTTCCGGGGGAAAGGGATCCGACCCCGGCTCAGGGTGCTACCGCCGGCGGCGCGGCCTCACCCTGCGCGGCCTGCACATCCGGGTCGGCCACGGCGGCCGACAACCCCACCTGCGGGCCGGCGCCGGCCAGGGCGGCTTCTTCGGCGGCCTTGGTCATCACCACGATGCTGATGCGGCGGTTGATCGGGTTCTGCGGATCGGCCTTGTCGAACAGCACCGAGGAGGACAGGCCGACCACGCGGGTGATCTTGCTGTCGTCCATGCCGCCATCGACCAGCGCACGGCGCGCGGCGTTGGCGCGGTCGGCGCTCAGTTCCCAGTTGCCATAGCCGCGCGCGGCCGAATAGGCGGTGATATCGGTGTGGCCGGTCAGGCTGATCCGGTTCGGCACGTGGTTCAGGTACTCGGCCAGCTCGTGCAGGATCTGCTGGGTATAGGGCTTCAGCGTGGCGCTGCCGAGGTCGAACATCGGCCGGTTCTGCTTGTCCACGATCTGGATGCGCAGGCCTTCCGGGGTCAGGTCCAGCAGCAGCTGGTCCTTGAACGGTTCCAGCGCCTGGCTCTTGCTGATCGCTTCCTGCAGCTCCTTCATCAGCTGCTCCAGCTGCTGCTTGTCGCGCTGCTGCTGGTCCACCGGCTGCGGCACCGCTTCCTTCTGGTTCTGGAAGGGGTCGTTGCTGTTGCCGCGGGACACATCGGTGGCGCCGCCCAGCTTGATCATCGAGGTACTGGCGCCGCCGGGGCCAGCCATGCCCGGTGCGGGCGTGGGGCTCTGCCCGGCCAGCGGGCTGGGGTTGCGGAAGTATTCGGAGATCGCCGCGCGCTCGGGCTTGCTGGTGCTGGCCATCAGCCACAGCACCAGGAAGAAGGCCATCATCGCGGTCACGAAGTCGGCGTAGGCCACTTTCCACGAACCGCCGTGATGGGCGGCATGGCCGCCCTTCTTGACCCGGCGGACGATGACGGTGGGCTTGTTCTCGGCCATGGCTTACTTGACCGTCTTCAGGTGCTGCTCGAAATCGGAGAACGCCGGGCGCACGTTCGACGGCAGGGTCTTGCGGGCGAATTCCAGGGCGATCTTCGGGTTGTAGCCGCGCAGGCAGGCCAGCAGGGCGGTCTTGACCGATTCGTAGATGCGGCTGTCCTGCTCGGCGCGCGCTTCCATCGCCGAGGCCATCGGGCCGATGAAACCGTAGCCCAGCAGGATGCCGAGGAAGGTACCGACCAGGGCGCCTGCCACGTGGCCACCCACTTCGACGATGTCGCCGCCGATCGAGCCCATGGTGATGACGATGCCCAGCACCGCCGCCACGATGCCGAAACCGGGCAGGCCGTCGGCCACCTTGTTCATCACCTGCGAGGGCGCCATCGCTTCGGCGTGGTGCTTCTCCAGCTCCAGCTCCAGCAGCGGCTCCAGTTCGTGCGGCTCGATGTTGCTGCCGATCATCAGGCGCAGGCAGTCGGTGATGAAGTCGATCAGGTGGTGGTCGGCCTGCACCTTCGGGTAGTTGGCGAACAGGGCGCTCTCGGCCGGGCGTTCGACGTGGTCTTCCAGCGACATGAAGCCTTCGCGGCGGGCCTTGTTCAGCAGTTCATAGAGCAGGCTGAGGACGTCGATGTAGTCCTGCTGCTTGTAGCGCGGGCCCTTGAACACGCCGATCGCCGCCTGCAGCGTCTGCTTGACCGTCTTGGCCGGGGTGCCGACCAGGAACGCACCGACGGCCGCGCCGCCGATGATGACCAGTTCGTAAGGTTGCCAGAGGGCACCCAGGCGGCCGTGGGCGCCCAGGTAGCCGCCGAGGACGCTGATGATGACGACCAGGAATCCAACGATGATGAGCATGGCGCGACGCAAGGAGAGGGGATATCTCCTTGTCGGCCTGACACCGGTGTTTCTGAAGAAGGAATTCTGTGAAGTCGGTCAGCGGGGGTGATCAGCCCGCCGTTCCGGCCTCGGCGCCTTCACGCTGCAGGGGATTGGGCCACGGCTCGCCGTTGCCGACGAAGGAAAGTGAGACCGAGTTCAGGCAGTGGCGCTCGAAGGTGGGCGGCGGGCCGTCCGGGAACACGTGGCCCAGATGGCTGCCGCAGCGGGCGCAGGTGATCTCGGTGCGGACCATGCCGTGGCTGGTGTCGCGGATCTCGGTCACGTGCGCCGGGTCGTAGGGCGCGAAGAAGCTGGGCCAGCCGGTGCCCGAATCGAACTTGGTGCTGGAGCGGAACAGCGGCAGCGCGCACAGGCGGCAGCAGTAGACGCCCTCGCGCTTGTTGTCGAGGAACACGCCGCAGAACGGGGCCTCGGTGCCGTGCTGCAGCAGCACGCGGCGTTCCTCGGCGCTCAGGCCGGCCACCAGGGCGTCGGTCTGGGTGGCGGTGGGGGGCGTCAGGTCGAAAGCGCTCATGCCGGCTCCGTGGGGGTGTGGCCTGGGGATGCCGGCAAACGTGGGGGTGCGCGGCGGCCGTTGCAAGTGTGATGGCCATTCATGGCCGGCACACAGGCCCCGGCGCAAAGTCGAGTTCTCACACGAAGGAGCGTGCCATGACACCGCGTCTTGCCCTGTTGTTGACCGCCCTGCTGCCGCTGGCTGCCCAGGCCCAGGTGCCCACGTCCTCCAGCCCGACGGCCACGCGCAGCACGAACAGCGTGAACCCGCCCCCGGTTGCGCCGCATGCGCCGCCGCAGCCCGCCAACCCGGCACTGCCGGTGCAGGTGCCGCGCCAGCCGGCGCAGCCGATCCGCTCGACCGGACCGGCGCAGGTGGCGCCGGCACCGACGCCGGCCACGCGGGCACCAGACAAGGTGTACGACCGCAACGGCCGCATCGTGCCGGGGGTGAAGCCGGCGGGCCCCAACCGCGTGTTCGATTCGCGCACCGGCCGTTACTACGACAGCGTGCCGGCGGGCGACGGGCAGCAGATCAAACCGTGATCTTCGCCGTGGCGGGCCTGAACCCACGAAAACGACGTCCTGCCGATCACTGTTTTTTCGCCTGCGATTAACCGCGCCGGGACCACCGTGACCCTGCACCGGCAACCGCCGATGCATGTCCTTCGTCCACTGGATCGCGATCATGAAAAACCAGCAGAACCGTCATCCCGGCAAGGAGCAGC
This genomic stretch from Stenotrophomonas sp. SAU14A_NAIMI4_5 harbors:
- the motB gene encoding flagellar motor protein MotB, coding for MAENKPTVIVRRVKKGGHAAHHGGSWKVAYADFVTAMMAFFLVLWLMASTSKPERAAISEYFRNPSPLAGQSPTPAPGMAGPGGASTSMIKLGGATDVSRGNSNDPFQNQKEAVPQPVDQQQRDKQQLEQLMKELQEAISKSQALEPFKDQLLLDLTPEGLRIQIVDKQNRPMFDLGSATLKPYTQQILHELAEYLNHVPNRISLTGHTDITAYSAARGYGNWELSADRANAARRALVDGGMDDSKITRVVGLSSSVLFDKADPQNPINRRISIVVMTKAAEEAALAGAGPQVGLSAAVADPDVQAAQGEAAPPAVAP
- the motA gene encoding flagellar motor stator protein MotA — its product is MLIIVGFLVVIISVLGGYLGAHGRLGALWQPYELVIIGGAAVGAFLVGTPAKTVKQTLQAAIGVFKGPRYKQQDYIDVLSLLYELLNKARREGFMSLEDHVERPAESALFANYPKVQADHHLIDFITDCLRLMIGSNIEPHELEPLLELELEKHHAEAMAPSQVMNKVADGLPGFGIVAAVLGIVITMGSIGGDIVEVGGHVAGALVGTFLGILLGYGFIGPMASAMEARAEQDSRIYESVKTALLACLRGYNPKIALEFARKTLPSNVRPAFSDFEQHLKTVK
- the msrB gene encoding peptide-methionine (R)-S-oxide reductase MsrB — its product is MSAFDLTPPTATQTDALVAGLSAEERRVLLQHGTEAPFCGVFLDNKREGVYCCRLCALPLFRSSTKFDSGTGWPSFFAPYDPAHVTEIRDTSHGMVRTEITCARCGSHLGHVFPDGPPPTFERHCLNSVSLSFVGNGEPWPNPLQREGAEAGTAG
- a CDS encoding classical arabinogalactan protein 4, producing MTPRLALLLTALLPLAAQAQVPTSSSPTATRSTNSVNPPPVAPHAPPQPANPALPVQVPRQPAQPIRSTGPAQVAPAPTPATRAPDKVYDRNGRIVPGVKPAGPNRVFDSRTGRYYDSVPAGDGQQIKP